From the genome of Vigna angularis cultivar LongXiaoDou No.4 chromosome 11, ASM1680809v1, whole genome shotgun sequence, one region includes:
- the LOC108334378 gene encoding exopolygalacturonase-like has product MCAKYLFMLCLLAYAAEAQKVFNVKDYGAIEDGNTDNSVAFVTAWGDACKRNGETIVLVPNGTYMLKSVIFNGPCNGSITFQINGVLKAPIDPSMLADQKWINFRYVDKLTINGGGTFDGQGTATRQKCQNDSCQILFTSMVLDFITNGRIENLHSVDSKGGHFIVFGSGNMTFSNLTLTSPANNRNTDGIKTSITNGINITNVTESVSEVLVVVGTHMNYPWKM; this is encoded by the exons atgtgtgcAAAGTATTTGTTTATGTTATGTTTATTGGCATATGCTGCAGAAGCACAAAAGGTTTTCAATGTGAAAGACTACGGAGCCATTGAAGACGGCAACACTGATAATAGTGTg GCATTTGTGACAGCGTGGGGTGATGCATGCAAGCGGAATGGAGAGACAATAGTTTTGGTTCCAAACGGAACGTACATGTTGAAATCTGTTATATTTAACGGTCCTTGCAACGGTTCAATAACGTTCCAAATCAACGGTGTTCTCAAGGCTCCAATTGATCCATCTATGCTTGCTGATCAGAAATGGATAAATTTCAGATATGTTGACAAACTCACCATCAACGGAGGTGGCACTTTCGATGGTCAAGGAACTGCCACGCGCCAAAAATGCCAAAACGATTCATGTCAAATTCTTTTCACG AGCATGGTTCTGGACTTCATCACCAACGGTCGCATTGAAAACTTGCATTCTGTTGATAGTAAAGGCGGACATTTCATAGTGTTCGGAAGTGGAAACATGACCTTCTCAAACCTAACCTTAACAAGCCCTGCTAACAACCGAAACACAGATGGAATCAAAACATCTATTACAAATGGAATAAACATCACGAAT GTCACGGAATCAGTGTCGGAAGTCTTGGTGGTGGTGGGAACCCACATGAACTACCCGTGGAAGATGTAG